In Malania oleifera isolate guangnan ecotype guangnan chromosome 8, ASM2987363v1, whole genome shotgun sequence, a single window of DNA contains:
- the LOC131162884 gene encoding G2/mitotic-specific cyclin-1-like: MYLGYGLLLVRHLCSKLPEKTEVEMEDIAEEPITDVDSCDKKNRIAVVEYVDDIYAHYRKTERSSCVSPKYIAQQFDINERMRSILIDWVIEVHYEFELMDESLYLTVNLIDRFLAAQPVLRKKLQLVGITAMLLACKYEGVSVPVVADLILISDKAYNRKEVLGMVEYKSTFFFAGILGININSRYFLSLLSLMRSFLLLNQLELLSFFMIELCLVEYEMLKFPPSLLAAAAIFTAQCTLNGSRQWSKTTEWHTCCSEEQLLECSMLMVILRQKAGIGKLTGVFRKYSTSKFGYAAKAEPAHFLLEDGF; the protein is encoded by the exons ATGTACCTCGGATATGGATTGCTGCTTGTTAGGCATCTGTGCAGCAAACTTCCTGAAAAAACG GAAGTGGAAATGGAAGACATAGCTGAAGAACCGATTACGGATGTAGATAGCtgtgataaaaaaaatagaattgctGTTGTGgagtatgttgatgatatatatgctcaTTACAGGAAAACAGAG AGGTCCAGCTGTGTCTCACCCAAGTATATTGCACAGCAATTCGACATTAATGAAAGGATGAGAAGTATTCTCATTGATTGGGTGATTGAG GTGCACTACGAGTTCGAACTTATGGATGAGAGTTTGTACCTCACTGTGAATCTAATTGACAG ATTCTTAGCTGCTCAACCAGTGTTGAGGAAGAAACTACAGCTGGTTGGGATCACAGCCATGCTTCTTGCTTGCAAATACGAAGGGGTCTCGGTTCCAGTGGTGGCCGATCTCATTTTAATATCTGACAAAGCTTACAACAGAAAAGAAGTGCTTGGGATGGTAGAATATAAGTCAACTTTTTTTTTTGCTGGTATTTTGGGAATTAATATAAATTCTAGGTACTTCTTGTCTTTGCTCAGTCTAATGAGAAGCTTTCTTTTATTGAACCAGCTTGAGCTTCTGTCGTTCTTCATGATCGAGCTTTGCCTGGTTGAGTATGAAATGCTCAAGTTCCCACCTTCTTTGTTGGCAGCCGCTGCAATCTTCACTGCTCAATGTACTCTCAATGGGTCTAGGCAGTGGAGCAAGACAACCGAATGGCATACTTGCTGCTCCGAGGAACAGCTACT GGAATGCTCGATGTTGATGGTTATTCTCCGTCAGAAGGCAGGAATTGGGAAACTCACGGGGGTGTTCCGGAAGTATAGTACATCTAAATTTGGATATGCTGCAAAAGCAGAACCGGCTCACTTTCTCTTAGAGGACGGATTTTAA